In Candidatus Polarisedimenticolia bacterium, the DNA window CGCCCAGGCCGCGTCGCGCACGGCGACGTGGCCGAGGATGAGGTCGGCATGTCCGGTGAGCGCCTTGCTGTCCGACGCGACCGAGAAATCGGCCCCGAGCTCGAGCGGGCGCTGCCCGAGCAGCGTGGCCGTCGTGTTGTCGACGGCGACGAGCGCTCCTTGACGGCGCGCCGCCTCCGCCAGCGCGGCGATGTCGCAAACCTCCAGCCCCGGATTGCTGGGAGACTCTAGCCACAGGAGCTTGGCTCCGTCCAGCACCCGGGCCTGCCCGTTGGCGGCGGTGGGCGCCTGGCGCACCTGAATGCCCATCGAGCCGAAGAAACCCTCGGCCAGCAGCCGCGAGGTGTAATAGCTGTCGGCGGGCAGCACCAGGATGTCGCCGGGCCGCAAGGTCGAGCCCAGCACCGCCGCCACGGCCGCCATGCCCGAGGCGAACGACAGCGCGGTGCCCCCTTCCAGCTCGCCCAGCGCGCCTTCGAACCGGGTCCAGGTCGGATTGTGGTAGCGCCCGTAACTGTAGGGGCTCCCCGACGGGTCGCCGGCGGCGTGATAGGTGCCGGCGAAGGTGACACCTGGCCGGATGGGCTCTCCCGGCGCGGCGGCCTCCAGGCCGGCGCGGACGACTTTCGTTCTGATTCGCATCGCAGTGTTCTCCCAAGGGTCCCTGACTCTACGCGGTCTTCTTGCGTGGTGAGGAGGAAGATCGCCGCCAGAAAGAACAGCAGGAGCAGGCTGCCACGTCCCCCTTCTTGACCAGGTCGCCCTGATCGACCGGCCGGGAGAGAATCCGGCCGGCCACCTCGGGCATGACGTCGACCTCCACCGCCTCGATCGTCCCGGAGTAATGGGCTGGCGCTGCCGCTCCCCCGAGCAGCCGACGGATAGACCCAGGACCGCGGCGATGAGAATCGGCCGGCAAGAGAGCATATTTCGCGGATGCTATGGGATGGGCGCGAAGACGTCAACAAAGGGCGGTGCGGAGCCCCTGCAGCGGGCGAACCGAGAACTCAAACCCCGACGCAGGGTTCTGACAGCCGCGCGGCGGGTCGAGTGGTAGCCTCCTCGCGGGAGGAACCCGTGAGAAAGCGGCTGGCTTCCGGATTCACCTTGCTCGGCTTGTGGATCGCCGTCGGCCACGGATCGCCGCAAGCGGCCGCGATAGCGGTAAGAGCTCCCAAAGCGCCGCGCCTCCAGATCGGCGATCCATCCCTGAACGGCGGAATCTACCAGCCCTTCACGAGCCGGTGGCTGGAGTTCTAAGTGCGCCCCGACGGGACGCGGGAGGAGAAATCGGCCGCTTGCGAACGGATGACCCTCGAGAAAGCCGGCAGTCGGAGGGTCCTGACGTCCAGTGGACGCTGACCGGCGAGAACCGGGGAGATCACCTGTTGTTCCAGCTCGATCTCGAGACGCTCGCGCCTCTCCTTGTCGAGACCTACGACGCCTTCTCCGGGACGAGCACGCGCTTCGACTTCGGGCCTTCGGAGATGAGGATGCGGTGCGCCGCCGACTGCTGTCCCCCCGCGGGGCGAAACGCGGCGGGGGAGGCGATCGACGAGACCATTCCACTCGAGGCTCCCGTGTTCGAATTCTTCCAGGCTTCCTGGGGAACCCATCTGGCCATCCTCCCTCTGCGGAGTGGCTATCGCGCGACCCTCCCAGTCTTAAAGCCGGGAGCAGGATGTCACGCAGTCCGCCTCGCGGCGCCGGGCGCGAGGTGGATGACCTTCGAGGTCGGCGAGCCGGAGCACGTCGCTTTCGAAGGCCGCGCCGTAAAAGCCTGGCGCAACTTCACCGCAAGCCAAGTTCGTGATTCACGTGAGGCGGGAGCCTCCTTACTGGATCCGCTACGAGGCGCCCGGTCCCGGAGGAACGGTGCAGATCTACGAACGAGTTCCCGCCGAGCCCGATTCGTGTTCGTGATACAGCGAGTGAGAACGGGCAAGGCTACGCTTGGTTTCCCTGACCAACTGATGAATACCTTCACCTGGTTGGGATCCTAGAAATCGACTTGATTCCAATCGACTTCGTAACTTGCTGAATCTATGGAGCCGGCGGCCGGGATTGAACCGGCGACCTACTGATTACGAATTTCAAAAAACCACTTTCCTGCAATTTCCTCTTGTATCTCCCTGCCTGACTGTTCAATGATTTAGGTCGCTTCAAGGCACCCCTCGTTTCCCTCGGTTTCTTTCCGTCGGGTTACTCGTGGGTTGCTAGGGGAAAGTGCCTAGAACCACTGAATGAAAATCAGGGGGCGAGAAATGAACGTGAAAAGGATCAGCAAGCGAGTGGTGGATGCGGCGGCGCCCGGTGCCACCGACCGGTTCCTCTGGGACGGCGAACTGCCAGGTTTCGGGCTCAAGGTGACGCCGAGAGGAGGGAAGACCTACGTTTTCCAGTACACCAAGGGACGTCGGAAAAGACGGTACACAATCGGTTCGCACGGAGCCCCCTGGACTCCCGACGAGGCCCGGAAGGAAGCTCTGCGTCAGAAGGGCCGAGTAGCCGCTGGGTACGACCCGGCCGACGAGCGCGCCAGGGCTCGAGAGGTACCGGTCTTCTCTGATTTCGCGAAGCGGTATATGGAGGATTACGCCAAGCTCAAGAAGAAGCCATCCAGCTTGTACGAGAACGAACGGATCCTAGAGAAGCTCCTCAAGCCAAGGTTCGGGACCCAGCAAATCGGGCACATAACCCGACCCGATGTCGTGCGGTTCCACCTCGACCACCGGGCCACCCCCTTCCAGGCCAACCGTGCGCTTGCTTTGCTATCGAACATGATGAACATCGCGGAAAAGTGGGGACTCCGTCCAGACGGATCAAATCCCTGCCGACACATCGAGAAATTTCCAGAAACGCGCCGTCAACGGTTCCTTTCCCAAGCTGAATGGAACCAGCTAGG includes these proteins:
- a CDS encoding site-specific integrase → MNVKRISKRVVDAAAPGATDRFLWDGELPGFGLKVTPRGGKTYVFQYTKGRRKRRYTIGSHGAPWTPDEARKEALRQKGRVAAGYDPADERARAREVPVFSDFAKRYMEDYAKLKKKPSSLYENERILEKLLKPRFGTQQIGHITRPDVVRFHLDHRATPFQANRALALLSNMMNIAEKWGLRPDGSNPCRHIEKFPETRRQRFLSQAEWNQLGIALAEAENAKEEPISAIAAIRMLAFTGCRVSEILTLEWEHVDLERGSLRLPDSKTGAKLVPLSAPAREILDHSPRIEGNPYAFPGRRKGGPLVGLSHIWGRIREKAKLNDVRLHDLRHSYASVGAAGGLSLHIIGTILGHRQSSTTHRYAHLSEDPVRAAADRIAGSIQSAMKGTEAKILKFGETGRTQ
- a CDS encoding cystathionine gamma-lyase is translated as MRIRTKVVRAGLEAAAPGEPIRPGVTFAGTYHAAGDPSGSPYSYGRYHNPTWTRFEGALGELEGGTALSFASGMAAVAAVLGSTLRPGDILVLPADSYYTSRLLAEGFFGSMGIQVRQAPTAANGQARVLDGAKLLWLESPSNPGLEVCDIAALAEAARRQGALVAVDNTTATLLGQRPLELGADFSVASDSKALTGHADLILGHVAVRDAAWADRLRSWRNQTGAVPGPMEVWLAHRSLATLEMRLERQCRNALIVAEYLSGRRDVTGLRYPGLHGDAAHEVAARQMQYYGPVVSFALADRSRAERFLGSCELVIESTSFGGVHTSAERRARWGGDAIPEGFIRLSVGCEDDRDIVADLAQALDRAP